The Mycolicibacterium brumae DNA window AGTTCGTCGAGGATCTCGGCGTCGGAGACGAAGGTGACGTAGGAGTGCGTGTCGTCGACCTCCCGGGTGAACGGGAACCCGGCGTCGATGTCGGCCAGCGTGTCGAGGTCGTAGACCAGCGCGTAGGCGTCGTAACCGAACACCCGGCCCAACGCCTGCTCGACGCCCGCGCGGACCGTGGCGGCGTCGTCGTCGGAATCCAGGAGGACGTTCCCGGTGGCCAGCACGGTCTTGACGCCGGAGAATCCGACGCCGGTCAACACGGTGGCGACCTCCGCCATCTTCAGGTTCACCCCGCCGACGTTGACGCCGCGCAATAGGACTGCATATCTGGTCATCGGCTGCTCCCGAGTTTCCGGCACTTTCCAACACGGTAGTGGCGACCGCGGC harbors:
- a CDS encoding DUF1697 domain-containing protein → MTRYAVLLRGVNVGGVNLKMAEVATVLTGVGFSGVKTVLATGNVLLDSDDDAATVRAGVEQALGRVFGYDAYALVYDLDTLADIDAGFPFTREVDDTHSYVTFVSDAEILDELAELTAGPQERIARGDGVLYWQTPRGATLASTIGKTMGKSRYKSCTTTRNLRTLVKMLSR